In one window of Notolabrus celidotus isolate fNotCel1 chromosome 17, fNotCel1.pri, whole genome shotgun sequence DNA:
- the LOC117829116 gene encoding sialic acid-binding Ig-like lectin 12: protein MSVPSFLSVSMSANMFLIVLFVPGALTQCPEDTDLFITSPQRMEALNGSCLLIPCNFSARYREGIENQFVSTRETFGLWAKDNTNNLVFNSSGTVLKYPFSITGDLKEKNCTTLFSNINATFKGIYCFRIMNWPFRATAICDPLNITVRDSPPSPRIEIPAGDLKEKESVTITCSALTPCPHSPPKLTWSLQRDSLNNMEENTDGTFTTQIQESITLSEHHDGYNITCSATYPVNEGRDVRTAEETKTLIVSYAPKHTSVSISPSGLVSAGTLVNLTCSSRAKPPVSRFTWFRISNNRPVNVSEGESYSLNVTEGGVYYCVATSDLGNQTSSRIHLSTSAESSFGSLPLGSAVGAIVVLLLICLAVCVW, encoded by the exons ATGAGTGTCCCGTCATTCCTGTCAGTGAGCATGTCAGCCAACATGTTTCTGATTGTCCTCTTTGTGCCAG GGGCTCTGACTCAGTGCCCTGAAGATACAGATCTCTTCATCACTTCACCTCAGAGGATGGAGGCTCTGAATGGATCTTGTTTGCTGATCCCGTGTAACTTCAGCGCTAGATATAGAGAAGGGATTGAAAATCAGTTTGTCAGCACAAGAGAAACATTTGGACTGTGGGCTAAAGACAATACAAACAATTTGGTTTTTAACAGTAGTGGGACAGTTCTCAAATATCCATTCAGCATAACTGGAGACCTGAAGGAGAAAAACTGCACCACTCTGTTCTCCAACATCAATGCAACATTTAAAGGCATTTACTGCTTCAGGATCATGAACTGGCCGTTCAGGGCAACAGCTATATGTGACCCTCTGAACATAACAGTGAGAG ATTCTCCTCCGAGCCCCAGAATAGAGATCCCAGCAGGAGACCTGAAGGAGAAGGAGTCTGTCACTATAACCTGCTCAGCTCTCACTCCCTGTCCACACTCTCCTCCTAAACTCACCTGGAGTCTCCAAAGAGACTCtctcaacaacatggaggaaaacacagatggaACCTTTACAACTCAAATCCAGGAGAgcatcactctgtcagagcacCATGATGGATACAACATCACCTGTTCTGCCACATATCCTGTGAATGAAGGCAGAGATgtgaggacagcagaggagacaaagactCTCATTGTTTCAT ATGCTCCTAAACACACCTCAGTGTCCATCAGTCCATCAGGTTTGGTGTCAGCAGGTACCCTGGTTAACCTGACCTGCTCCAGCAGAGCCAAGCCTCCTGTCAGCAGGTTCACCTGGTTCAGGATCAGCAACAACAGACCTGTGAACGTATCTGAAGGAGAGTCTTACAGCCTTAATGTGACTGAAGGAGGAGTTTATTACTGCGTGGCCACAAGTGATCTTGGTAATCAGACGTCTTCAAGGATTCATTTGAGTACTTCAg CAGAGAGCTCTTTTGGCTCTCTACCGTTGGGTTCAGCTGTCGGAGCGATCGttgttctcctcctcatctgccttgctgtgtgtgtgtggtaa